In Helianthus annuus cultivar XRQ/B chromosome 3, HanXRQr2.0-SUNRISE, whole genome shotgun sequence, a single window of DNA contains:
- the LOC118490471 gene encoding uncharacterized protein LOC118490471: protein MASFPWQHFINQVLATQGNNNNSNNAGARVEEDLAKPYKPSNLSCFSQQIADYDFQTKIKMPVHIKTYDGTEDPEYHLQIFTGAARIKNWSNAECCLMFMQALVGSARIWFNDLPARSVRSFDDLSKGFLANLSQQRRYVKDATVIFQIKQRDDESLREFIERYKKEGLTYVGADEKMRVAGFMNAITSKYLTRDFNKSLPKTLEEALERAEAHIRGEEAIDIKEQRKRGSSWRGNNPARKGGTSTPMIDAKRVQTIEEKGHHTNDYFQIKKRIEEAVKSGELAHLVKGVRDKKAEGKGKEVNMVDFDGRVPHKKQRLEAWELQYVCFPPTEKDPLSNPLVIEATVGTLQMSRAYIDTGTATAIMFEKFFNRLSNEER, encoded by the exons atggccagcTTCCCGTGGCAGCATTTTATCAATCAAGTGTTGGCCACTCAGGGGAACAACAATAATAGCAACAACGCGGGTGCAAGGGTTGAAGAAGATTTGGCCAAACCTTATAAGCCAAGTAACCTCTCATGCTTTTCACAgcagatagccgattatgatttccAAACAAAGATCAAAATGCCGGTCCACATCaaaacgtatgatgggactgaagatcctgaataccatcttcagatctttacTGGTGCCGCAAGAATTAAGAACTGGTCGAATGCAGAATGTTGTTTAATGTTCATGCAAGCCCTTGTCGGATCagccagaatctggttcaacgattTACCTGCTCGAAGCGTTCGAAGCTTCGATGACCTCAGCAAAGGATTCCTGGCCAATTTATCCCAACAGAGGCGGTATGTTAAAGATGCTACAGTGATCTTTCAGATCAAACAAAGAGATGATGAAAGCCTTCGAGAGTTCATAGAAAGATACAAAAAGGAAGGTCTAACTTATGTGGGAGCAGACGAAAAAATGAGGGTGGCCGGTTTTATGAATGCCATCACATCCAAATAtctcacaagagatttcaacaaatccctgCCCAAGACCTTGGAAGAAGCTCTCGAAAGGGCTGAAGCCCACATCCGGGGAGAGGAGGCAATAGACATTAAAGagcaaaggaaaagaggatccaGCTGGCGAGGCAACAACCCAGCTAGAAAAGGGGGAACTTCAACTCCTATGATAGACGCCAAAAGGGTTCAgaccatcgaag AAAAGGGCCACCACACTAATGATTACTTCCAGATTAAGAAAAGGATTGAAGAAGCTGTTAAGTCCGGGGAACTTGCTCACTTGGTGAAAGGAGTAAGGGACAAAAAGGCTGAAGGAAAGGgcaaggaagtcaatatggtggaTTTTGATGGAAGGGTTCCACACAAGAAGcaacggttggaagcttgggagcttcagtatGTTTGCTTTCCTCCAACAGAGAAAGACCCTCTTTCAAACCCCCTTGTAATAGAAGCAACTGTGGGAACATTGCAAATGAGCagagcatacatagacactggtACTGCCACCGCAATCATGTTCGAAAAGTTCTTTAACCGCTTGAGCAATGAAGAACgttaa